A single Ziziphus jujuba cultivar Dongzao chromosome 11, ASM3175591v1 DNA region contains:
- the LOC107433603 gene encoding uncharacterized protein LOC107433603 — MKMAQLKFMVPLLFSLCLILPLTLANDVHYCDKKAEYDVKVKAVDISPYPIARGKPATFSISATTGEAISGGKLVIDVSYFGWHIHSESHDLCSETSCPVSTGDFVVSHSQVLPGFTPPGSYSLKMKMYDGKGNQLTCITFDFYIGFASSVADI; from the exons atGAAGATGGCTCAGTTGAAGTTCATGGTTCCCCTGCTTTTCTCGCTTTGTCTGATCCTACCTCTGACCCTAGCCAACGACGTGCATTATTGCg ATAAGAAGGCTGAATATGATGTCAAGGTTAAAGCAGTTGATATATCTCCTTATCCTATTGCAAGAGGAAAGCCGGCCACCTTCAGCATTTCTGCAACTACAG GTGAAGCAATATCTGGAGGGAAATTGGTGATTGATGTATCTTATTTTGGATGGCACATCCACAGTGAGAGCCATGACCTTTGTTCAGAAACCTCTTGTCCTGTTTCAACTGGTGATTTTGTGGTTTCTCACTCTCAAGTTTTGCCTGGATTTACTCCACCT GGTTCATACTCCCTTAAAATGAAGATGTATGACGGAAAAGGCAATCAGCTAACATGCATTACTTTTGATTTCTACATCGGATTTGCATCGTCTGTGGCGGATATTTAA
- the LOC107433621 gene encoding uncharacterized protein At5g39865 has translation MMKGVKGKFLKKFKAIQTIGTLKQGLVFHQLNPTSEKLSNIRNTQPPPLLHREQELKNDHNLLSDQLLGSNGLSKRFKDLNHEDMESEFNVCEKVKENVSPTIDTSGSPIFSEITMEEEHHAHQEAKGDDFNDDVDDEIYPSLSDFQEKCPPGGNNAIILYTTSLRGIRKTFEDCHAIRFLLESFRIVFYERDVSMHLDFREELWKILGGRVIPPRLFVKGRYIGGADEVVGLHEQGKLKKLLEGIPIELSNSTCTGCANMRFLVCFNCNGSRKVLKDIGENNDDDLYIRCPDCNENGLVKCPICS, from the coding sequence ATGATGAAAGGAGTTAAGGGAAAATTCCTTAAGAAATTCAAAGCCATCCAAACCATAGGGACTCTGAAACAAGGCTTAGTCTTTCACCAATTAAATCCCACCTCTGAGAAGTTATCCAATATTCGAAACACTCAACCCCCACCACTACTTCACAGAGAACAAGAGCTCAAGAACGACCATAATCTTCTCTCAGACCAACTACTTGGAAGTAATGGTTTATCCAAACGCTTTAAAGATCTTAACCATGAAGATATGGAATCCGAGTTCAATGTCTGTGAAAAGGTCAAGGAGAATGTTTCACCCACCATAGATACTTCAGGTTCTCCAATCTTCTCTGAAATCACCATGGAAGAAGAACATCATGCTCATCAGGAAGCAAAAGGTGATGATTTTAatgatgatgttgatgatgaAATTTACCCATCTTTATCAGATTTCCAAGAGAAATGCCCACCAGGAGGAAACAATGCAATCATTCTATATACGACGAGTCTAAGAGGAATAAGAAAGACATTCGAGGACTGTCATGCTATAAGGTTCTTGTTGGAAAGTTTTAGAATCGTGTTCTACGAGAGAGATGTTTCCATGCACTTGGATTTCAGAGAAGAGTTGTGGAAGATATTGGGAGGCCGAGTAATCCCTCCGAGGCTTTTTGTTAAAGGAAGGTATATTGGAGGAGCTGATGAAGTAGTAGGACTCCATGAACAAGGTAAGCTCAAGAAGCTGTTGGAAGGCATACCAATCGAGCTGTCCAATTCAACTTGCACTGGCTGTGCCAACATGAGGTTTCTGGTTTGCTTCAATTGCAATGGAAGTCGCAAGGTCTTGAAAGATATTGGTGagaataatgatgatgatttgTATATTAGATGTCCTGATTGTAATGAGAATGGGTTGGTTAAATGCCCCATCTGCTCCTGA